In Solanum stenotomum isolate F172 chromosome 6, ASM1918654v1, whole genome shotgun sequence, one DNA window encodes the following:
- the LOC125868350 gene encoding putative clathrin assembly protein At2g25430 has protein sequence MHRRIKKVFTSLREHTCVSYAKFATIGGFCDLDHIVVNATSPDDTPLPDRYVLEILQIFSICPSSFGPFALSFSQRFANTRCWRVALKCLHLLHRLLKALPHTSPFREELMLARSNGLISLYPCNFKDRSSSASQDYTYFIWSYARLLDESLDCCATQGKEIVEYHTTSHENFIDKMDEVRLMLEFLPQLQSLIDRVMDCRPITAQATRNIIIQSVMKHVIRDSFTCYTTFRKEIVEILDHLIQLPYTNCTAAFEIYKKAAKQANELSEFYDWCKSLGLCGMYECPFIDKIPQIQIIALENFLNGMWQSTDDPSSSTSVSPLTSTEDGNDCKQKQTMTLLGPSKNVVASVPDTPKMHSNIDDTEESEQHRKQKRQSRFDSEMQPLMQLEDDNQDWETLLDASVSFQSIASRNNFYLQNNGWEIQVYQPNSGIYPTNSIYH, from the coding sequence ATGCATAGAAGAATCAAGAAAGTATTCACTTCCCTTAGGGAGCACACATGTGTTAGCTATGCAAAATTTGCAACCATTGGAGGCTTTTGTGACCTTGATCACATTGTTGTCAATGCCACTTCCCCTGATGACACACCATTGCCTGATCGATATGTACTCGAAATCCTCCAAATATTTTCCATTTGTCCGTCTTCTTTTGGTCCATTCGCGTTGTCTTTTAGTCAACGTTTTGCCAACACACGATGCTGGAGAGTCGCGTTGAAATGCCTCCACCTCCTCCATCGGCTCCTTAAGGCATTGCCTCACACTAGCCCTTTTCGCGAAGAACTCATGTTGGCAAGATCAAATGGTTTGATATCTCTCTACCCTTGTAACTTCAAGGATAGGTCTTCCTCTGCCTCTCAAGATTACACCTATTTCATTTGGTCATATGCACGTTTGCTCGATGAATCCCTCGATTGTTGTGCCACTCAAGGAAAAGAAATCGTCGAATATCACACTACTAGTCATGAAAACTTTATTGACAAGATGGATGAAGTAAGGCTAATGCTAGAATTCTTGCCTCAGTTACAAAGCCTAATAGACAGAGTCATGGACTGCAGGCCAATAACAGCGCAAGCAACGCGTAACATTATAATTCAATCTGTCATGAAACATGTAATTCGCGATAGCTTCACGTGTTACACTACTTTCAGGAAAGAGATTGTTGAGATACTAGATCATCTCATACAATTGCCATACACAAACTGTACTGCAGCATTTGAGATATACAAGAAAGCAGCTAAACAAGCAAATGAACTTAGTGAATTTTATGATTGGTGCAAGTCTTTAGGACTCTGTGGCATGTATGAGTGTCCATTCATTGACAAAATCCCACAAATCCAAATCATAGCTCTTGAGAACTTCCTCAATGGAATGTGGCAATCGACAGATGATCCGTCCTCTTCAACGTCTGTTTCCCCTCTAACATCAACCGAAGATGGCAACGATTGTAAACAGAAACAGACTATGACGTTGCTTGGACCCTCTAAAAATGTTGTTGCATCCGTGCCAGATACTCCAAAAATGCATAGCAACATTGATGATactgaagagtccgagcaacataggaaACAGAAGAGACAATCAAGATTTGATAGTGAAATGCAACCTTTGATGCAACTTGAAGATGACAATCAAGATTGGGAGACTCTTTTGGATGCTTCTGTTTCATTTCAAAGCATAGCttcaagaaataatttttacCTACAAAACAATGGATGGGAAATACAAGTGTATCAGCCAAATAGTGGAATATATCCAACTAACTCCATCTATCATTGA
- the LOC125868347 gene encoding U-box domain-containing protein 21-like has protein sequence MIATWRKKRTEKRVTKRGFMKKTIKELVIPIQFTCPISLDLMKDPVTLSTGITYDRENIEKWINEGGNQTCPITNQDLKSYGSGISTIDPVLIPNHNIRKMIQQWCVENKEHGIDRIPTPRIPISSSDVSELLAKITNSSKLEMQDSRLCEELVTRVKNLASESDRNKCCFVTNGIGKVLSSAFLELSKGKNAKNASTEEVILSTLTLFLPLDVKSKTILGSISSLRCIAWFLKNGSLSSRRNAVLVLRDIMKMEEQEKVEILLNIEGALEGLVKLVKEPICPNTTKASLLTIYHMVINSSSQSSRSRFVDVGLVELLIELLVDCDKSICEKALGVLDGILSYEEGVKRAYNYALSVPVLVKKLLRVSDLATEFSVSILWKICKNENNGDCGVLVEALQVGAFQKLLLMLQVGCSEITKEKASELLKLLNVHRDRAECVDSLDFKSLKRTF, from the coding sequence ATGATTGCAACATGGAGAAAAAAGAGAACAGAGAAAAGGGTAACAAAGAGAGGATTTATGAAGAAAACAATCAAGGAGTTAGTGATACCAATCCAATTTACATGTCCAATTTCATTAGATTTAATGAAAGATCCAGTGACTTTATCAACAGGGATTACGTATGATCGAGAAAAcatcgaaaaatggattaatGAAGGTGGAAACCAAACATGTCCTATCACAAATCAAGACTTGAAGTCATATGGAAGTGGCATTAGTACTATTGATCCTGTTTTAATTCCAAATCACAACATTCGAAAAATGATTCAACAATGGTGTGTTGAAAATAAGGAACATGGGATTGATAGGATTCCAACTCCAAGAATCCCCATTTCATCGTCTGATGTCTCTGAATTACTCGCGAAAATAACTAATTCGAGTAAGTTAGAGATGCAAGACTCAAGATTATGCGAAGAATTAGTCACTAGAGTGAAGAATTTAGCTAGTGAAAGTGATCGAAACAAATGTTGTTTCGTCACTAATGGCATAGGAAAGGTGTTATCATCAGCATTTCTTGAACTATCAAAGGGAAAAAACGCGAAAAATGCTTCAACAGAGGAAGTGATCTTGTCAACTTTGACACTTTTTTTGCCTTTGGATGTTAAGTCCAAGACAATTCTTGGGTCGATTTCATCGTTACGTTGCATAGCATGGTTCTTGAAGAATGGGAGTTTATCAAGTAGGAGGAATGCAGTTCTTGTCCTTAGAGATATCATGAAAATGGAAGAACAAGAAAAGGTTGAAATCTTGTTGAATATTGAAGGTGCTTTAGAAGGGCTAGTGAAGTTAGTAAAAGAGCCAATTTGTCCTAATACTACAAAAGCTTCTTTATTAACAATTTATCATATGGTAATTAATTCATCATCACAGTCATCAAGATCAAGATTTGTTGATGTGGGGTTAGTTGAATTGTTGATAGAATTACTTGTGGATTGTGACAAAAGCATATGTGAAAAGGCATTAGGTGTTTTGGATGGGATATTGAGCTATGAAGAAGGGGTGAAAAGGGCTTATAATTATGCACTTAGTGTGCCTGTTTTGGTGAAGAAATTGTTGAGAGTTTCAGATTTGGCTACTGAATTTTCAGTTTCAATTTTGTGGAAGATATGCAAGAAtgaaaataatggagattgTGGTGTTCTTGTTGAAGCACTTCAAGTTGGTGCATTTCAAAAGCTTTTGTTGATGCTACAAGTTGGTTGTAGTGAAATAACAAAAGAGAAAGCTAGtgaattgttgaagttgttgaatgtGCATAGGGATAGAGCAGAGTGTGTTGATTCTTTGGACTTCAAGAGTCTCAAAAGGACATTTTGA
- the LOC125868352 gene encoding zinc finger protein 3-like: MDVFAMKKPSSFEASSISATSEESHEVVTNTKKTKEEVVEGSQLKPYDVSSVGVRLDLKDHDGYNNNINTNCSNHELNLFSSTPAHASESSNEAKPKQRRSSDAKTFSCNFCKREFSTSQALGGHQNAHKQERALAKRRNGLVDVVSPFVPHNYHPYYNPYSNFNSRIPFHGSFASRSSLGVQGDSPAILKPTSYQKWPFFSSYNFPFNPEKWSSSTSSSSFFRTENLQENYNMGKIGTGSASLENSPNFENKKSGMGFNLMNSPIDVDNLDGNNYTKMKLREEEEEKNNEEEEELDLNLKL, translated from the coding sequence ATGGATGTTTTTGCGATGAAAAAGCCATCTTCTTTTGAGGCTTCTAGCATATCGGCAACCTCAGAAGAATCTCATGAAGTTGTCACAAACactaagaaaacaaaagaagaagttgTGGAAGGCTCGCAATTGAAGCCATATGATGTATCATCTGTTGGTGTACGTCTTGATCTCAAAGATCATGATggttacaacaacaacataaatacTAATTGTTCAAATCATGAACTCAATCTTTTTAGTTCTACTCCGGCTCATGCTAGTGAGTCTTCCAACGAGGCAAAGCCCAAGCAGAGGCGTTCCTCGGATGCTAAGACTTTCTCTTGTAACTTTTGTAAGAGAGAATTCTCCACTTCCCAAGCCTTAGGGGGACACCAAAATGCTCATAAACAAGAGAGGGCATTGGCTAAAAGGAGAAACGGTCTTGTTGATGTTGTTTCACCTTTTGTCCCTCACAATTATCATCCCTACTACAATCCCTACTCAAATTTCAACTCGCGCATACCATTTCATGGTTCTTTTGCTTCTCGATCATCGCTTGGTGTTCAAGGAGATTCTCCTGCTATTCTTAAGCCTACTTCCTATCAGAAATGGCCATTTTTTTCCAGCTACAATTTTCCATTTAACCCTGAGAAGTGGTCATCATCAACATCAAGTTCATCATTTTTTAGGACAGAAAATCTCCAAGAAAATTATAACATGGGTAAGATTGGAACAGGAAGTGCTTCTTTGGAGAATTCCCCTAATTTTGAGAACAAAAAAAGTGGAATGGGTTTCAATTTAATGAATTCACCCATTGATGTTGATAATCTTGATGGAAATAATTATACGAAAATGAAATTAagagaggaggaagaagaaaagaataatgaagaagaagaagagcttGATTTGAATCTAAAGCTTTAA
- the LOC125868353 gene encoding zinc finger protein 3-like, whose translation MNVFAMKKSCSSEASSISATSEESHEIVTKTKKMKEKFVEGSQLKQHESSSAGVLVDLKVHNNNNINTNCSNLELKLFNSTPARASESSNEATPKQRCSSDARTFSCSFCKREFSTSQALGGHQNAHKQERALAKRRNGLVDVVSSFGPPNYHPYYNPYSSFNSHIPFHTSFPTRSSLGVQGDSSMIHKPTSYPTWPFFSGYNFRLNPEKWSSSSSSSSFFRTENVLGNNMLSASLENSYFENKINLMNSPINLDDSLDGNNHTKIGLGKEEAKRNNEEEEESKLDLNLRL comes from the coding sequence ATGAATGTTTTTGCGATGAAAAAATCATGTTCTTCTGAGGCTTCTAGCATATCAGCAACCTCAGAAGAATCTCATGAAATCGTCACAAAAACgaaaaagatgaaagaaaaATTTGTGGAAGGCTCACAGTTGAAGCAACATGAATCATCATCTGCTGGTGTACTTGTTGATCTTAAAgtccacaacaacaacaacattaataCTAATTGTTCGAATCTTGAACTCAAACTTTTCAATTCAACTCCAGCTCGTGCTAGTGAGTCTTCCAACGAAGCAACACCCAAACAGAGGTGTTCTTCGGATGCTAGGACTTTCTCTTGTAGCTTTTGCAAGAGAGAATTCTCCACCTCCCAAGCTCTAGGGGGACACCAGAACGCTCACAAACAAGAGCGAGCTTTGGCTAAAAGACGAAATGGACTTGTTGATGTTGTTTCGTCTTTTGGCCCTCCTAATTATCACCCCTACTATAATCCCTACTCGAGTTTCAACTCACACATACCATTTCATACTTCTTTTCCAACCCGATCATCTCTTGGTGTTCAAGGAGATTCTTCCATGATTCATAAGCCTACTTCCTATCCAACATGGCCATTTTTTTCGGGCTACAATTTTCGATTGAACCCTGAGAAATGGTCGTCGTCATCATCAAGCTCATCATTTTTTAGGACAGAAAATGTCCTAGGAAATAATATGCTTAGTGCTTCTTTGGAGAATTCTTATTTTGAgaacaaaatcaatttaatGAATTCACCAATCAATCTTGACGATAGTCTTGATGGAAATAATCATACAAAGATTGGATTGGGAAAGGAGGAAGCAAAAAGgaataatgaagaagaagaagaatcaaaGCTTGATTTGAATCTTaggctttaa